In the genome of Juglans microcarpa x Juglans regia isolate MS1-56 chromosome 6S, Jm3101_v1.0, whole genome shotgun sequence, the window atccgtggccacgggttgggaatccctttttagTCAGAGGGCAGTactgggtgcacttccagtactacttacctggcattgcaatctgcccattcattggtacccttttcattcattaattcatgtggccgttacgtatcttcatacattaaatgttcatttcatttcagtcctttcagttcaatccttttcatttaacaattcaGTTCAgggaaaaacatcatttaaaacatgggcttaaacattcagatcatttcagctttatctttcatttaacagttcgttcatggcattcataaaagtatcGGTTCGTAGCATCCATAAAAGCATCCATTTAAGCTTGAGGCATCAGCCTCATCATtgattttctttagaaaatacatacaatagatacaacatatagtcatccattcacatgcgtacaattaatactttgggtgtgTAAACAGGGGCTGCTGAGGAGGgccatacatacgtatacctttgaacacttagcattttctttcgtaaaacatctttcgtgtcttttcgtaaTGCATTGTAAAGAAAATCGTTTCATTTTTCGTATCTTTTAGAAAACTCCAAAAGAGTATGAatgtaacacttacctggactctatactacttgcatatcatgcagtccattcatgtgcatgtcagatgacaacctacatgcatacacataaccttaacgtcattctctatctaatgcataagcaacttaaactagaaatagaactacacatcacttggaacactctccttctatcccatgctcttacgtgtactttactatgctaaacccTGCAGGGATCACTTACGGTCAcctcatcttccaactcaaggtcttgcctcgagtgctcatctactaaagtgaactcatgattcaccttaggattaagacactaagacctttcgtcttactcttcttactaaccacattcgacgcatgattccgaccgacggAATCACtcatcccaatcctaacaatactCCCGTCACTActttcatgcaccttagcccatactaaatcttcattcccatccatacaagccacatggctctaagccaactctgaggattaagcaccgtgtaactatgctcaggacagattacccattatatatggtgaatctgtccggcacatgtgtctaactagattacacatgtaccttaccccttatGACCagagaccaacatataacatgttgatcacctacttgtagggacaagggccatactccgataccaaccttctcttaacccggctagcatgactctttatGCTACTCGTCCCTTttaacagttcatcccaacacttaacataataagactccgttcacaaccacACCtcacgtcacgtcatatagctcgagactactcacaagctacaccgtgagcttgtcacatcacctgacatcccactatgCCATTCTTacaccaactcctaactcatcacgagtacggtccctcacgtactcctgatacatcgtgacatctcgtcacgttcccgcTACACCATTCCAaaactaactcctcacccatcaaaAGCACGATTACCAGTGgtcatgtcacttcgtgacattcccctgTCACGCTTCCGctacgcactcttacacttgttctgctacttcatgcatactcctagccataagtcaattacggtgacacctgtcacctcaggCTATAGGCTACGctataactacttcgggacactgttccatagTTCCCAACACTATTTACCACGCTCTACGCCTATCAaccacacaatcatccttatctctgcgacacacCGTGTGGTGTGTCGCTGCACttcttggagtacactccacgtatactccattttcacacgCTACGACCCAACACCTTTACGACATACgtgccacatggtgcattactccactacgtggagtacactccttgTGTACTtccttcacacacgttacgccatATCACTACTACAGCATACCCGCagtatggtgcatcactccatcacatggagtacattccgcgtgtactcccttcatacacactatgccacacacagagtacactcagcgtgtactcttcccattccacatgccacatcaccaatacagcacatactccacaaccacactacacagcacacttcccaactatgcCTAACACTTCATAGCgcactacacagcacatcacatctccatacAACACAATGAACTTcacaatactaacaacacaatccacaacctaaccaaccaactaacatttaatataaataactagggatagagagttagaccatcgacgggataacccgtgtgTTGCTCGCTGGTCGTCATGGCtgatgatgtcggaagggttgcacgtggcggctaacccacgtatgGTGACTGTTTGGACTTTAGGATAGCTAAATgcggtcttggaagggctcaaggtggccttgtgatggtggcaaggagcgtaacacgatagatctagccgtgtacagtggcggtcagccacgcacagtggctacccaccacataaagtggtggttcggGCTTAGGGTTAGACCAAGGGAGGTCAAGGGAGGTTGCTGGTGGAGCCGTGGAGGCTCAGTGGTGGTGGCACAGCGGTTCACGGTCGTGTGAGAGGAAGAGATCccgtgagagagagtgagggagagtgtgCATGCTGAGGATGCCGGAGAGGGTGGTCACacgccgtgggtggtggcgtatGGTGGTGGAGGGTGAGAAACCCATGCGGTGGAGGAGTCCCATGCAGTGGATCTAGGGGAGGCTATCGGTCGTGGGTctaagggaggaggaagggggagaccAGGAGGAGCTCGTGGTGGTGTCCGGTGGCCAAGGTGGCCGCACACGGTGGCGCTAGGGATGTGCCCAGTGAACCCATGCATGGGTAAGGTTGTGTATGTGCAGGTGGTTACATGGAGGGGGCCGAGCTCGCTGGAGAaggatggccggtgggaggggaggctACTGTGGAGGTGGTGGCACCACAGGACGGCACACGGCGATGCAGCAACATCAACCCCATTCGGGTTGTGCACTgctgagagagaggaagagagagcgtgagagaggaAGACCGGTGTGGGGGAACTCGCCAGAGTGAGGTGGTGCCAATGGAAGGGGCAGTGAGGCTCACCGACGCACAGCGGGGTCGGGCTGGGTAGTGGAGGAATTGGGCATGGGGAAGGACAGCATACCGCATATGCGTGAgctgagggaggagagagagagggaagggaaaagtgagggagaaggaagaggggctGGGGGTTTTATTCTGAAACCCAACGTCTGGGGATCTACGCAACTATCTAACGATgagagattaaaacactgatttgaaaatacataaacattaacttaattaaaagcacttaggggaattaagatagaatattatttaaactaaaatttagtttataaaataatattccttcatcattaataaatgatgaagtcttatttaatatctttaaaagaataaaaccatttaattaattaaagttttcaacataatttaaatctcataatatttaaaataactgaaatcattttaataataatattaaaatgatttccgacaattataatattttttgagctcttcaagaatattataattgtcgtatttaaaatcaagtttagttcaataacactggaaatactccttataaatatttccagtacatttaaaacactaggcgtactttagaagtcacatagtatctttaaaaacacgccATCAAGGTTCAGcacgcataacgaggctcaCAGTTCTTAGAGAGAAGGGGCGGATGGTTACATAATTTTCGTCCTCGAaacttgcttacgtcagaaagaatgaacgtacgtcagaaagaagaagcgtacgtaagaagtaaggagcggggtgttacataggGACCCCCTTAAGCACCTGGAAACTTTCAAGGCTCATATAACCCTACATGGTTTTTTTGCGGAGATTGCTTGTAGAGCCTTCCAACTGACCTTGAAGGGGGCTGCGAGAGAAGGGTTAGGATCATTGGCACCCAGATCAATTGACAGCTTTGGAGAACTAACCCGCCTATTCCTCACACAGTTCATGGTAAGCAGGAGGAGAAGGCGACCAAACAGTGTACCTCCTAACCATCAAAGAAAGGGAGGACGAAAGTCTACAAACATATCTGTCTAGATTCAACAAGGAGCATATAATGATGGATGACAAGGATGAAAACATCACCTTGGCAGCACTCCTGGGAGGCTTATGGCCTCAAGACTAGTTCCTGGCAGAGTTGGCAAGGAGAACCCAACCACACTATGAGAATTCATGGATAAGGCTGATGACTTTATCAACGCCGAAAACACACTCTAGGCCTTAACCAAGCCCAGAAAGATAGAGTTGGAACAAGCAGATAGAAAGGCCAAGGCATAGCGCAAAGCTACAGCCCCTGAGAAGGCAAGGGGGCCAATAGGAGTGGGGGAGGGATAAGGCACCTTCCTAAGAGGCCTAGGATCTCGATACGACAAGATTATGTTGTTTGTATAGAAGGAAGATAGACCAACTGCCCGGGAAGTTGACAACCGAAACTAAGGTCGCCGCTACTGCACCTACCACCAAACAATGTCCCACAACATCGTAACTGCTTCTCCCTCAGAACAGGAGGGGGAATGTCAGAGTACCACCCCCTTAGCACCAAGCCAACCGTATAGGAGAGCAGGAACAGAGCCTTGGAATGTTTGATAGGCCAAGGAGGAGTGAAAGCTTAAGGATGCGATGGGTGGAGCGAGAGCTTGCATAACACCGCCCCTGGACGCCGCCCCGCAAAGGCGGCCCCTAGGTAAGATTAGAACCATCTCCGGGGGGGTTTGTTGGCTATGGCTAGACCTCCTCCAATAGGAAAGCACACACCAGGAAGGCACGATACAAGGAAGTATACTCAACAGATCACTACTtgtccaaacaaagaagaagTGTGATTGAGCTGGTCATCTCCTTCAGGGAAGCTAATGAAGAAGAGGTCCTCTATTCCCATGATGACACCCTAGTGGTGACCATGCTTGTGGCCAACTTCACCACTAGAAGGATCCTCATTTACAATGGCAGCTCCGCATACATTCTTTGCTGGGATGTCTTCACCCAAATGGTGATTGATTTTGCCTGCCTACGGCTGGCGCCCATGCCTTGCGAGATGACCCCATGACCCCAACTATAGGGAAGAGAAAACCTTGCAAATAGAAGAACTACACAGCCCCTTAAGTAGGGGATTAGACGAGATCCCAAAACTGCCTACTGCCTCCACAACTTTCTCCCTAGCACCATTCGCAAGACTTGTCCTAGGCTCGGCCTCTTGGGAGGTCATGGCAACCTCCACCTCCTCTTCCACCAAGGGTTCTTCGAGGAACTCCCTATCCTTTGGTGTAATTGCTACCTCAGGCTCCTTGGCCTTCACTGATGCCATCAAGGCCTCCGTctccggggggggggggggggactaaCGACACCTCCATCGGGCGAGATTGCTGAAGCCTCATTGGCCTCACTGACACCTCCATGGCCCCAGCCTCAGGCATAGCAGCAGGAGCCTCGCAAACCTTTGTGATCACCTCCAGGTGCACTTCCATCAAAGAGATTTCATGCTTAGGGGAATAGTCGAAAGGGACTCAGGGATGGAGACCCTATCCTTGCTAAGATCGAAGACATCCCTGCCCTCGCTTTCTTGTACTTGCTCCCCAGCAGATGGAAACCCCTTGCCCTCTACAGCATGCTCGCCACCCTTCGAGGAGGGAATCATATCTATGTCAACTTTAGGAGACGGGACAACGAGAGCCTTGTAGAAATGTAATGCCAGCATCTCCTTAACTCAAGTGAGGGTCTCAGTCTCCATCGCACTGCCTGGCGGGGTAGGAGAACTCACGGCCTGAGAGACCAAGGGTGGGGATCACTAGCTGAGGAACCTCACCCATCTCGAAAGTGACTCGGCCCCCTTGGGATGCGCTCGCATTCCCAGTCTGTCTCGACAAGGTGACAAGTCTCATGGTCTAGGAAGAAAAGGATGGTGGGATGGGCACAACTGCCCCCACAATGGCTAAAGATGGTCTCGGCTAACGAACAACCACGGGAATCGAAGATTATCCAAGAGGGGGTGGTGGAGCAGAGTCAAATCTATTGTCCCCAAACTCCTCGGCGCGAGGCTTTTTCCCTCTCCCCTTCCAATGGCTGGCTTAGGGCCTCTTACGACCCTAGGGGCTGTGGGTTGCATGGGGATGTGACGGTCATCAAAGTGAATGTACGTCGGTGGAGCTTGGTATCGCCTTACACTAGCCTCCCCTAACAAGGCCTTAGAATAAACATCCCTCCTGGTGCAACTTCACCCAAGCATGGACAATCTCCAATCGGATCTCCTCCTTCTTGGTGGGTGTGGATTGGACCTCCCTGTCCACCAGCACGATCCTCTAGATGGTACGAATGGGGAACTCCTGTCGAGTAGTTTGTCTGGTTGGGAACTCCCACCCCTTATCGGACATAAAGAAGAATTGTTGGTTCCAGTCCTTGACCCAATTGTATTGCTGCTCCAAGCGGGCCACTATTTGCCCTTGGCGTGATCGAAACCTACAAGTGTTCCCTTTTTGCTTCAAGAGACTATGGGTTAAGAGGAACTCCCGAGCAGTGAGGTTTAGATGCTTTGGGTTGACCTCTTCCAGTGCTTGACACCAGACAATGTAGCAACATAGTAGAATCCTCCACGTGTTGGGGTGGAGCTGTACAAGAGCCAAACGAAGGTAGTCTAGCACGTCACAAAACGGCCAGCAAAAAGGAAGTCGTAGTCCGCTAGAAAACATATTAAGGTATAACACCACATTCGAGGCGTAACCCTCAGAGTCTACGACCCATTCAAAAAGAGTAAATGGGTGCAAGTCCTACGATATGCGCTGCACGAAGCGACGCAGGAGGGGAACCGTTAGCCGTTACCCTGACAAAGGAAGTCAAACTGGCACACTCAAGTGTACATCCATTTGTTAGAGACGTGTAGTCGAAACGTCTCCAGAAATAAAAGAATTCCCACCGAACACATTTGACAAGAATTGATGGGATAACTGGAAGGGATATTCCCCTCTCGACCCACTGGGTTGGGCCTAGGCTAGATACTAAGGCCCATCTCAGACTAGATCATGTCCTCCCACAGCCCAGGAATCACTAAAAGAGTCTGGCCCACAAATTTTGTTAGTAGAAAGGGAATGCATTGCACGAGAAACAAGTCGAAGGGCCCAGGAATCAGGAATCACCAAAAGAGCCTGACACTCGCCTCCAATGCCCAACATTAAAGGATTTATGGTAACAAGTGAATGAAAAGCGTCAGCAACCCTCCATTCTTTGATGATGGAAATAAGAAGTGATTGTTCCGATTTCCAACCGTAGAGACGCCACACCGCATTGATGGCGTCACCTCAGACGTCACGCCACATTAAAGGCACAACCCCTGACACAAGGTACAAGGCTGTACCCTCGAAACCTCATATAAAAGCCATGCTCCAAGTACGAATGAATCTCTTTgaactctatcattttcctacaATTCTCCTAGACAAAATACTGACTTTAGCATTGGAGACTCTCTCGACCACCACCGAGCCCACATTTGTCTTTGTGATTGCAGGTAGAAACATCCCAGCCCAAGTTGCAAGAACTTAGTTAAGGTGTACGAAACACAACCTTAACACATGTGATAATCAATTCATATAGAgaattttatatcataaaatgaaaggaaattttaaatttaaaagattatAACAGTAtgattattgaaataaaaattaaaaacaaattaataattttttgataaaataaacaaaattcaaagatagaattacataaaaatggGTCAAGACTCAAGGACCCAATCTCATTCTAAAAACAAAGAGTTGACCAGCCCGGCCCAGTTCAGTCTAGCCCGACGTAGCATGATAAAACCGACAAGAAATGTTGTTGGTGACGTGGCGAAGCGATTAGCAAACGCTCGACCACTGGCATACGGCATACGGCATACGGCCGAAACTTTGAAATTCCGATAGTCTGTGTTTTTCTGCATCTCTCTCAGGCCAAAACATAGTTGATAACTTGAAACCTAAATCCCTTCCTCCATCCGATCGATCGGAGTAAGTTCCTATGTAAAGCTTACTCTCTTGTTCCTGGGAAAATCCtaaatgatgaagaagatgaaggatGGTCCTATGGGTATATATTAggattttaaaaagaagaaagaaacgaTGGGTACAGGACGCCGAGCCCGGGGACTGGTAATAAAGACGCTGCTACTGATAGGAGGCGCGCTTTTGCTGAAGAGACTGACCAAGTCTACCACTCGCTGGGACCATGCTCGCATCGTTGCTCACTCTCTTTCCGGACAAAAGGTCCAACTCTTCCACTTTCTTTTCCATCTTCTTCTATTTATCAATCAATTCTACCACTTTATTAAATGCGTgatttgtctctctctctatttttttccccCCTTGCAATAGTTCTCAATGGAGCAAGCATCCAGAGATCCTGATAATTACTTCAATTTCAGGTGCTTCCGTAGACCCTCTAGCCTATTATAATTCATGTTCCTACTTTCTTGCGCGATATCTGGAAACTTCCTTAAGCTACTTATTTTCCGTTGAAATAATAACTGAGCTTCTTATCTCTAACCAATGATTCATAATCTAGACTGTATTTGTTCTCGTCAATTACCTTTTGTGTTTGGTTCTCTGTAGAATGCTTACATGCCCAGCGGCACAGATGGTAGATGGGTCAAAGGCTTTATATTTTGAGCAAGTGAGTGTATAACTTGCTACCCCTTCGCTTTcctttttcccttctttctttttcgtaAGGCACAGTTGATTAGGAACGGCTTCCTGATCATTATATTTGTTCATTATCAGTTGCTTTGTACCggaaatagattatttatgaggGTTTTATTTCTGTTCCTAGGCATTCTGGAGGACTCCTCAGAAGCCTTTTCGGCAGGTATGCTAGTCTGTTCTCTCAGCTGTTAAAATCGCTAGTTTTTAGATGCCTTGATCTTAGCATTATAGAAATGGCTTGCTCGAGCCTTGTCTTCCTGCTTCTGCTAtcgttttctttttataattattaacttTTCAATAGTATTCAACTTCAATGGTGTTTCTATAGTGTATGTTTTTCCccttctaaaaaatatagtgCATTGATGAAGGCTAACTTGTATCTGATTGCAGAGATTTTACATGGTCAAGCCCTGTCCCAAAGATTTGAAATGTGATGTTGAGGTGGGCATCTGATCTGTTTTGCATTTTAATCTTGTAAAACATAATGTTCCGTTGCATGATTGAATTATGCAgattttgtttattggatttGATTTCTCTACTGTTTTTGACTTTGTTTGAGGAGCAGGTAAGTTCATATGCCATTAGAGATGTGGAGGAATACAAGAACTTCTGTGATCGCCCAAAGGACCAGCGGCCACAGCCTGAAGAAGTTCTTGGGGTGAGCCTTTCACCACTTCAAGTCATGGTCTTTGTTAATTagatgtatataatataagacAGCCCTTATGTGAATTGGCATCATCTAGTGTGGAAGAAAGATTTTGTGTTGTGCTTCTAAATCTTTGTAtgctttttttaatgttatattttgctTGAATGTGTGGTATAAAAACTCTATTATAGAAACgaaattttaagaaattggCAAAGCCAATGTATGTGAGGTGTGCAAATAGTGTAACACCCCAAGGGAAGGGCAAAGCCACatctagactttttttttttttataagtaagagacaagtattattgatatgaatgaagtaGGCATAGCTCCGGTATACTGGCAAAGCCACATCTagacctatactctaaaagattTACTGAATGGTACAATTGAAGCCCCAttcattataaagagtaagaactttttCCTCCCAACAAATGTGGGGTCCCATATACCACTTACACTCATAAGTTagaatggggtatcacaatatcCCGCTCTTAAATTTCCGATATCCTTGGTCCATTTCATCTCAGATGGCACGACTCAAGTCCCACGCTTctagttgggataggctctgataccgtTTATAACGCCTAAagggaaggcccaagccacatttggatttatactccaaaaggactagtcattGGTGTAATTGGAGCCCTATTAGAACCATTATAAAGAACAATAACTTTTTCCTCCCAATGTGGGGTTACATACACCACCCACACTCATTAGTCAAATATGTAGTATCACAAACAGCAAACCCTTAGATGTGTTTGGCTTTCACTTTAacgatttttataaattaataaataggtGTGATGAAGAACACGTCAACAGAAGCATAAATCAAACCCAATTCTGACCActtgattattttcttatacGTCAAACATCTGTGCAACATTTAAGTTGGTCATGGATTGTTACGTGTTTGGGTTGTGGCATTCTTATTTTCTTCGTAAATAATGttaattatcaaaataaatgaataaactggTGTGATGACATATCTGAAGTTCAGTAAGTTGGATCTGAACAGggacataaaataaattt includes:
- the LOC121237222 gene encoding chromophore lyase CRL, chloroplastic — encoded protein: MGTGRRARGLVIKTLLLIGGALLLKRLTKSTTRWDHARIVAHSLSGQKFSMEQASRDPDNYFNFRMLTCPAAQMVDGSKALYFEQAFWRTPQKPFRQRFYMVKPCPKDLKCDVEVSSYAIRDVEEYKNFCDRPKDQRPQPEEVLGDIAEHLTTVYLKTCERGKRCLYEGSTPPGGFPNSWNGATYCTSELAILKNNEMHTWDRGYDEDGNQVWGAKEGPYEFKPVPASISNDMFSPLNFHTQQSMEKRIEGSLVLQD